One window of Haloarchaeobius salinus genomic DNA carries:
- a CDS encoding LLM class flavin-dependent oxidoreductase, whose protein sequence is MKLGTGLFTCQRRPDDDRSTTEIYDEMLELAATADDAGLDSIWVSEHHFTEDEYLPGTMPSLSAIAAETEQIELGTCIALAPLYDGVRLAEDTATLDHISHDRTTLGLAIGSNPGEFEAFGVPQDERVERLDDQVKLLRAAWSEGPLDYDAEFHDIDPDVSVTPKPVDNDVPIMLGGGAKPAVRRAARTADAWCAPSKLSIGGLKKRIEDIRNVREEEEIDGDFDFYVIRHGFLGDSREDAWETMKPGYFYIQRRYAELFSGEEVEELPEERKAELKKQAIFGTPEQVVSDLERYRDALGDDVHVIFRTYHPGIGTETMSECIERLGSEVAPELR, encoded by the coding sequence ATGAAACTCGGTACGGGACTGTTCACCTGCCAGCGCCGTCCTGACGACGACCGTTCGACCACGGAGATCTACGACGAGATGCTCGAACTCGCGGCAACCGCAGACGACGCGGGCCTCGACAGCATCTGGGTGTCCGAACACCACTTCACCGAGGACGAGTACCTGCCGGGGACGATGCCGTCGCTTTCGGCCATCGCGGCGGAGACCGAGCAGATAGAGCTCGGCACCTGCATCGCGCTCGCGCCGCTGTACGACGGCGTCCGCCTCGCGGAGGACACCGCGACGCTCGACCACATCTCGCACGACCGGACGACGCTCGGGCTGGCCATCGGCTCGAACCCGGGCGAGTTCGAGGCCTTCGGCGTGCCGCAGGACGAGCGCGTCGAGCGGCTCGACGACCAGGTGAAGCTCCTGCGCGCGGCGTGGTCCGAGGGGCCGCTCGACTACGACGCCGAGTTCCACGACATCGACCCGGACGTGTCGGTGACGCCGAAGCCCGTCGACAACGACGTCCCCATCATGCTCGGCGGCGGGGCCAAACCGGCGGTGCGCCGGGCCGCCCGGACAGCCGACGCGTGGTGTGCGCCCTCGAAGCTCTCCATCGGCGGCCTGAAGAAGCGCATCGAGGACATCCGCAACGTCCGCGAGGAGGAGGAGATCGACGGCGACTTCGACTTCTACGTCATCCGGCACGGGTTCCTCGGCGACTCCCGCGAGGACGCATGGGAGACGATGAAGCCCGGCTACTTCTACATCCAGCGCCGGTACGCTGAGCTCTTCTCGGGCGAGGAAGTGGAGGAACTGCCCGAGGAGCGCAAGGCCGAACTGAAGAAGCAGGCCATCTTCGGCACGCCCGAGCAGGTCGTCTCGGACCTCGAACGCTACCGCGACGCGCTCGGCGACGACGTCCACGTCATCTTCCGCACCTACCACCCCGGCATCGGCACGGAGACGATGTCGGAGTGCATCGAGCGTCTCGGCAGCGAGGTCGCGCCGGAACTGCGCTGA
- a CDS encoding GNAT family N-acetyltransferase: MEFRHATTDDVPEILRVAERSWEQDYPDILTRETAREAVHDWYDADQLELDAVAADTALIVAIDEEADEDRAGPAVGFLHGVVDDDTGTLLRVYVDPDNRGDGIGRSLVEYAIDDFDTRGVERVEAMVLAANEPGNEFYRSLGFELVQRATTTIGGEPHDENIYLKLL, from the coding sequence ATGGAGTTCCGCCACGCCACCACGGACGACGTCCCGGAGATACTGCGCGTCGCGGAGCGGTCCTGGGAGCAGGACTATCCCGACATCCTCACACGAGAGACGGCCCGCGAGGCGGTCCACGACTGGTACGACGCCGACCAGCTGGAGCTCGACGCGGTGGCCGCCGACACGGCGCTCATCGTCGCCATCGACGAGGAGGCCGACGAGGACCGTGCGGGGCCGGCCGTCGGCTTCCTCCACGGGGTCGTCGACGACGACACCGGGACGCTGCTTCGGGTGTACGTCGACCCCGACAACCGGGGCGACGGAATCGGGCGCTCGCTCGTCGAGTACGCCATCGACGACTTCGACACGCGCGGCGTCGAGCGCGTCGAGGCGATGGTGCTCGCGGCGAACGAGCCGGGCAACGAGTTCTACCGGTCGCTCGGCTTCGAGCTCGTCCAGCGCGCGACGACGACCATCGGCGGCGAGCCGCACGACGAGAACATCTACCTGAAACTGCTGTAG
- a CDS encoding M24 family metallopeptidase has translation MTDPAFERRTRACQQRLRDGAGDLAVLFPSRNLCYAAGFDEEPQERHLFLFVPREGDPVFLVPALYGSQVRAESWVEDVWTWSDGEDPVAAVEEVVADLAVPADGHVLVDDTMWALFTQDLERALPDATFGLASAVFDDLRIRKDEAELDCLRRAGELADEVSIAVRDLGEEVVGWTESELVAEIESRLLASGDALAFDVIAGSGPNGAMPHHTHEDREIELGDPVVLDFGAYVDGYPGDQTRTVVFAGEPPEGFAEVHGTVQEALEAGVAAVEPGATAESVDRAAREVIEDAGYGEGFVHRTGHGVGLDVHEPPYIVEGNGTELEPGMVFSVEPGIYLEDEFGVRIEDLVVVTDDGCERLNDSPRGWRADATE, from the coding sequence ATGACCGACCCCGCCTTCGAGCGACGGACCCGGGCCTGCCAGCAGCGACTCCGCGACGGAGCCGGCGATCTCGCCGTGCTGTTCCCGAGCCGGAACCTTTGCTACGCGGCGGGCTTCGACGAGGAGCCACAGGAGCGCCACCTGTTCCTGTTCGTCCCCCGCGAGGGCGACCCCGTCTTCCTCGTGCCGGCCCTCTACGGCTCGCAGGTCCGGGCCGAGAGCTGGGTCGAGGACGTGTGGACGTGGAGCGACGGCGAGGACCCGGTGGCGGCCGTCGAAGAGGTCGTCGCCGACCTCGCCGTCCCGGCCGACGGCCACGTCCTCGTCGACGACACGATGTGGGCGCTGTTCACGCAGGACCTCGAACGTGCGCTGCCCGACGCGACGTTCGGGCTGGCCAGCGCGGTGTTCGACGACCTTCGAATCCGGAAGGACGAGGCCGAACTCGACTGCCTCCGCCGGGCCGGCGAACTCGCGGACGAGGTGAGCATCGCGGTGCGGGACCTCGGCGAGGAGGTCGTCGGCTGGACCGAGTCCGAACTCGTCGCCGAGATCGAGTCGCGGCTCCTCGCGAGCGGCGACGCCCTCGCGTTCGACGTCATCGCCGGGTCGGGGCCGAACGGGGCGATGCCCCACCACACCCACGAGGACCGCGAGATAGAGCTGGGCGACCCCGTCGTGCTGGACTTCGGCGCGTACGTCGACGGCTACCCGGGCGACCAGACCCGGACCGTCGTGTTCGCCGGCGAGCCACCTGAGGGGTTCGCAGAGGTCCACGGGACGGTCCAGGAGGCGCTGGAGGCGGGCGTCGCGGCGGTCGAACCGGGCGCGACCGCCGAGTCCGTCGACCGCGCCGCCCGCGAGGTCATCGAGGACGCGGGCTACGGCGAGGGGTTCGTCCATCGGACCGGCCACGGCGTCGGCCTCGACGTGCACGAGCCACCGTACATCGTCGAGGGTAACGGGACGGAACTGGAGCCGGGGATGGTGTTCTCGGTCGAGCCGGGAATCTACCTCGAGGACGAGTTCGGCGTCCGCATCGAGGACCTCGTCGTCGTCACCGACGACGGCTGCGAGCGACTCAACGACTCGCCGCGGGGCTGGCGAGCCGACGCCACGGAGTGA